The genomic stretch AGGCCACGTTCGTGTATGAATACCAGCGCTACGCCAAGGACCCGACGATTGCGCTGATGCTGACCATCCTGCTTGGCCTGGTCGGCGGCGAATCGTACTATTTCGGCGACTACAAGCGCGGCATTCTCATGACGCTCGCGCTGCTTAGCGGCGTCGGTGTCCTGATCACGATCCCGCTGTGGATCGTACGCTGCTTCACCATCCAGAACGACTGCGATGCGTATAACGATTATCTCGCATACTCGCTCGCGCTCCGCTATTGGCCCGCGTCGGTTGAAGCACCGGTCTCGCCGCAGCCGCCGGCGCGCCCGCAACGCCCGAACATCAGCGGCGTTCCGATGCGCGTAAACGGTCAATAACGAATCGACGGGACTTTCGGTTCGGGCGTCGGCGGCGGGTATCTCGCACTTTTTAGTCAGAAGCACCGGCCGGCGCAGGGCGTCAGTCACCACATTGGATTCCCTAACCTAGTTCGAATGTTAGGTGCTTTCGACGGCCGTCCATCATGTTCGTTCTGGCGCGCGATGAGTCGAAGCCTAATTGCCGTTAGGAATCGTAGCCAGAGTCCGGGCATCGCCGACCCGAATAATTTGCAGACACATCCGCGCAGGCTCCTAACTTAAGAGTAGTGCTTAGCAATGACTTGCTCGATGAAGGTGCGGCCAATGTCTTCTAGCTTGCCATCCGATATCTGTCCGGAACCATAGCGAACGACAAAGGCCTCGTTTCTTGCCTCATATCCGAGCTCGACAAGATCTGGTACATTTGGCGCGCTTATTTGCTCTAACCTAGCGTAGTTGAAAGATCCAGCAGGCTCCTCCCTGGCGACAAATACTGTCACGCCACATTGCCGCGCTCTGAGTTGCACGCTTGGCGACCCAAAGAAAAACAAATAACGCGCACTACGGGGTGTTCCATTTATTGCTCCCTGCACAAAATCAATCCGGAAAAGCCAGGTGCGCTTTGCGGATTCACCTTTCATCAACGAAAGATATTTCTGAAACTCGAGCATACCAAAATCGTTGAAATAGACATGCCCCAACGGCGCGGCCCTATTAATCATCTCTGTCGTTTGCCTAAAATAGCTCCTCAAGAGCTCCATGGCACTCTTCCAAACCTCGTATCCATTTTCCGTGCGGACAAGTTCATCCGCAGAGAAACGGGCAGCAACTAATCGCGTCCAATCTCCCCGTTGCTGTTGCTCAGCGACTGCCGTCTCGTACTCTTCAATGCTTTCTTGTTCACACTCGAGCACTAGTTCACCGAACGCGGTCAAACTTGTCGACTGAGCTTCTTCGAGCGCGTCATAATAACGAAGCCGATCTTCGCGCGTAATTATTGCAATAGGGAATCCATATCGCATCAGAATTAAATTGAGAAGAAGCCTGGCGGACCGTCCATTGCCATCGACGAATGGATGAATCGTAACAAACCACGTGTGAGCGACCAGCGCAAACATCAATCCGTCCGCCGAAAGGAGGCGATCGCCAGGTAGAGACGCGACATTTAGCCATTGTGAAAACGCCGCCATTTCCTGGGATATGCGTATCGGATCTGGTGGCCTGTGTTGTGACCCTGATATTTCAACCGGGACTGTGCGATATCTTCCTGCATTTTCGTCATTGATGTTCTTGAGTATGAGCATATGCAACTGGCGGATATCGCTTTCCGTGATCCCTCGCGTATCCGATGTCGCGAGGTCTTCGAGCAAATCGAGAGCCGCAGACAAATTCTTAGCCTCAGCTTGGTCGCGCAGCGGCTTACCCGTAATCGTTAAACCTTGCTCAACAACCAAACGCGTCTCACCAACATCGAGAGTATTGCCTTCTATCGCGTTTGAATTGTAGATGTTTTTAATACGAAAATATCTATAAATTTGCTTTAGGGCTTCTGCATCTAACGCCCCCTTGGCTCGGAGATCTCGCACTCGAGCC from Candidatus Dormiibacterota bacterium encodes the following:
- a CDS encoding Fic family protein, translated to MPDYIEIEGTPYCVTAQFAEQASLIAARVRDLRAKGALDAEALKQIYRYFRIKNIYNSNAIEGNTLDVGETRLVVEQGLTITGKPLRDQAEAKNLSAALDLLEDLATSDTRGITESDIRQLHMLILKNINDENAGRYRTVPVEISGSQHRPPDPIRISQEMAAFSQWLNVASLPGDRLLSADGLMFALVAHTWFVTIHPFVDGNGRSARLLLNLILMRYGFPIAIITREDRLRYYDALEEAQSTSLTAFGELVLECEQESIEEYETAVAEQQQRGDWTRLVAARFSADELVRTENGYEVWKSAMELLRSYFRQTTEMINRAAPLGHVYFNDFGMLEFQKYLSLMKGESAKRTWLFRIDFVQGAINGTPRSARYLFFFGSPSVQLRARQCGVTVFVAREEPAGSFNYARLEQISAPNVPDLVELGYEARNEAFVVRYGSGQISDGKLEDIGRTFIEQVIAKHYS